The Oxyura jamaicensis isolate SHBP4307 breed ruddy duck chromosome 3, BPBGC_Ojam_1.0, whole genome shotgun sequence genome segment GGGGGCACGGTGGGACCCCTCCCTTTCCGAGAGGGACCCTATGCTAGCTCGTTGTCCGGCCCCGCCTGGCCCTTTCTTCACCCTTCCAGTAAAGCTCTTGCTTAAAATATTGCNNNNNNNNNNNNNNNNNNNNNNNNNNNNNNNNNNNNNNNNNNNNNNNNNNNNNNNNNNNNNNNNNNNNNNNNNNNNNNNNNNNNNNNNNNNNNNNNNNNNGGGGGGGGGGTTAACGTGACTATTCTTATTTCCGAGGCTGCCTCGAGTCTTTTCGAAGGTGGGATGTTTCTGGTAAGAAATAGGGCAAGAAGAACAGGATATCGTTGGTCTTGGTAATACGGGAAATGTGGGGTTATTGGGAAGCTTCTCCCCGAGAAGGAGCCGACAGGACCTGGCTCAGACGAGCCCGGCTGCGCATCTGTGCGGCTGTGGACCCAAAGCTCGCAGAAGGGGCTCAGATGACGAGGAGGCACGAAAAGGCCTCCCGGTTCGTTATTTATTCGATTTCCCACACATgcgaggcagggaggaggcggAGAAACCTCCGCTCTCCGTTCGACAGCGTGTACCGCTCCCATTCCTTGCCCTCCCCTACAATCGCACGTCCGAAATAAACCCGAAAAAGTTCCGCTGAGCACTCGGGAGCGAAAATCCTGAGAGCCCGGCCGGGACAGCACCGGGCAGTGCCAAGGGAAGCCCCTTCCGacaccccctctcccccccgGGGGATGTGGGGGTGTCTGGGCCCCACCGGGCAGGGGAGAGCCGCTCCAAGACGGCCCCGTTGCAGCGGGTGGGCGCAGCCCCAGGGATTTGGGATCGGGAGGTGCAGGTCTGCAAAGAGTCACAACGGATTTAGGGGGGAGAAAGGAACCGTCTTGAAGGCGGTGACCACCGATTTTAAGAATCGGATCAGCGGGGTAACGGGGAACCCTCGCAGTGTGATGCTCGGCATTTCGCATTCAGAAATAACCAGCATCAAAATCCTTTCGTGTTATCAGACGtgggagaaataaagcaaacaaaaaagggaCTCCCCCAGCCGTTTTCGGACCTTATTTTGGGTGGTTGTTGCATGGCGCTACGGACAGGTCGACTTCCGCGATGGCTACCAATGGCGCTGTCTGCAGCCATGCCGCTGGTTCGCCTTTTTCCGCGGAGGTTCAGCATCTTTACCAGCAGCCCCGCGGGACCAGGCGAACTCCCTTCCCACTTGAGACGGGCACAGATCTCCCCAGCACTGCATCTTTCCCAAAACTCGTTGTCGTTGTTTTGCTCGACTCGCCCCAGGAGATGTACAACGGAAGCAATGTGggacaaagatttttttttttttttttttcatttctcaaggGGAGAGGAACAAAATTACTCTCCTGGCCCCGCCACTTGGCCGGAGCAGCCGCCGAGGTACGCGGGGCCCTGAGCCTGGAGGCGCGGGGCCGGCCCCCTCGCCTTCACCTCCTGTTCTCCGGCCAGATTCGGAAGGATTTTTAGCTCGTTCGTTTGGATCTGAGCATCTTTCCCCGTTTCCACTTGCTTCTCACCGgtgttatttttcccccctttttgcCATGTTATCGTAGAAGGGTGCGCCTGCTCTCTCCCGGCCGCAGGGTCCAGGAGGGGGTTCCCTCCCGTCGTTTGGGGAGACCAGGGCGTTATTTGGAGGCGGCCTCTGGGCAGCCAGCCCCGCTCTTAGAGGAGGCGCAGACTCCCCTAGTCCAAGGGAAGAGAAACTAACCCGACTCGCCTTTCTTTCCCCGTGAGAGCAGAGccaccccagcccctctctcTGCGACTCCCGAGCCGTGATTTGCCCCGTGCCCGCTCCGCACGGCTGAGCCTCGAGGAAACAAAGCCCTTCGCGTCCGTGAGCCGCATCGCGCTGGTGTGACGGGACAGAAATAGCCGCGTTTCGCCGGACATCTGTCCCACGGCTTCCCTCGCTCTTGGCGGAAGTTACAAATCCCTCGCAGCAAACCCCGCACTGACGTGCACGGCAGCGGCCCCGCGAACAGCCgcttgctggggctggaggcaaGCTGCAGGGCACCCTGCGCGCCTCGCGGCCCCCCGAACAGCCGTGATACCCCCTGAAAAACCTTCAGGGGGACCCGAGTTACTAGGAGCCCTCCAGCTCCTTTCCCCGATGCCTCCCGGttccctggtgcagcagggTTCTCTGACCGCTCTCCCCTGCGCGGGCGCAGCAGAGTTTTACGCGCAGACTTCTGAAAATCACCCTGCCCGTTCTGGCTCTGCGCACTCCTTTACCCTTCGGTTTCCACTCCTATCgacccctctcccccccccccccccgggggggggccggccccggggccccccccccccccccccccgcggttATGACGTCACGGCGGGCTCCCCCGTGACGTCACGGCGCACTGTCCCCCCCCGTCCACCCCGACGGGACGCGGGGGGCTTGGCCGGGCGGGGGCGAAGCGGAGCGAGATCGGCGCAAAGccgcgccccgcagccccgacCCTCGCGGGCAGCCCCGTCCGATCGTGCGTTAAAACCAAGAGCCGCCCGTAAATGAACGCGCACACATCTGTACGTGCAAGTGCAATCGGCTGCTTGCTCGCCCAGGCGCAATTTTGCGTAGTCAAATCCTGTTCTTGTCCTCGCCTTCGTTCtcaaaagaaggggaaaaaaataaatttaaaaaaatataaattaaaaaaaaaggcgaaGGCTGCATCGGGAGTCCCTCCCGGCGAGGAGCAGACAGTGGCTGTCTTTGAGTGAGGTGTAGGAAGCTGGGTCAGCTTCACCAGCCATCTCCCCTGGTCAACAGACTGACGTGGTTACAAACCatagcaaacattttatttacaggatatatatatatatatttatatattttgtcagTGCAGTATTTCTTGGCCGGATTATTCGAAGCAACACGTCGCAACCCACGAGGATGCTGGCAAAATACTTCACATTGTAAATTGGtcggggggagagggaggagggagttCAGAGCCACGTTCTCGGAGTCCCTCGCTCGGACCTTCCTGGAGAGGGCGAGGGGCGGGAGACggagaataaaattaaaaaaaaataataaaaataataaaaaagatgagtCCCGCTCTCCTGCGAGCAGCAGCGCCGCAGCTCGCCTCTCCCCCATCGTCCCGGGGCCGGAGCTCCCGCTCCGCAGCCGCTCCGCAGCCGCTCCAGGTGCGGGTGCGAGGCCCGCCGGGCCTTCGTGcagcgctgcggggccgcggccgggcggcagcgaggaggaggaggacataAATTAgcgcgggggggcggcggcggggccgggccgccccgTCTATAGCGCGCCCCGCGGctcggggctggcggcgggcggaggggacgggaggccggggctgccggggggcttGGCGGCCCCGGCGGGGGGCAGGGTCTGCTCAGCGCCCTCAGTCCTTTCCGTGTCGCTGGGGGCCATGTCGAGGGAGTCGGCGTCGCTGCTGTCGCTGTCGCCGTCGGAGCGGCTGGGGCTGCGCTCGGGCTCCCccgcggcggcgggcggcggggcggagcGCGGGGCCGCCGGCTCCGGCTCCGGCGGCGGCTCCTTGTCCTTCTGGGCCTGCGCCTCCTTGGAGTGCCGCCACTTCATCCGGCGGTTCTGGAACCACACCTTCACCTGCGGCCAGGCCGCCCTCAGATGGGCAGCACGGGACGCGCCCGCACCGCCCCGCACTGCCCCGCACAACCCCGCACCGTCACGCACCGCCTCGCACCGCCCGGCCCTCTCGTTCTCCCCGCAGGCCGACCcgagacaggaaaagaaaaaaaaaaggtccacCCAGACATCCTCGTCCTCCTCTGCCCCCGCCCTTGGGCGACTAAGGTGgctttttccttattatttgtGCATTTCAATAAAAAAGGGCCCCCCTTTTTGCTttgatattttctctctctctctctccccttctaCTTCTTCTTCCAGGAAACCAAATCTTGCTCAAGAAACCACAGCGTTATACAACTCCGTGCGCTGCCGGCCCTCAATAGTGGAATCATCGCAGAGTGGCGTTTAATGATTCCGTTTGAAGAAGAGTTTTCACTTCCCCTGAACTGAGGATTTCACAACACGGGGAGagatttagagagaaaaaaaaaaaaatcaagagcgAGAGGCATTAAAAATAGTGTGTTCGCCTCTACTTCCTTTGACCCAAGCTGCCTCCTGCCGCGAGTTGCACTGCACCAAAGCGCATCCTGATGCTCGGCCCCAGGCCCTGCCCCCGAGGGGGGCCGTAAAAGAGCAAGGAAGGCAAAAAGCTTTTCTGCCCCCCACCCACAGTGTTCCCCTGAACAAAACTGGAAGTTAGGAACCCGGGCGCGCACGAAACACAAGCGAAGCCGCCCTTACTTGAGCATCCGTCAGCCCCAGCATCGCCGCCAGTTGCTTTCTGTCGGGTTTGGTGACGTACTTCTGGATTTCGAAGCGCTTTTCTAAACCTTTCCTCTGCAGGTTGGAAAAAACAGCCCTGGACCAGGAGCGCTTCCTCTTGTAGGTCTGAGGCAGCGTGTCCTTGGTTAGCACCGCATACGGACCTGCGGGGACAAGGAGACAcggccggggggcggccccgTTAGCACCGACGCCGGGACGAGGGGCTCGaaggaggcaggggcagggaaggCCCGAGCCTACGAGTCCTGCACACGGGCCTGTGGTCCTTCCGACACGGACAGCACGGATTTTAGCCCGTGTTTCCCTCttcccgccccctcccccccccccccccccagccccttctctCCAGGCCCAGGTATTATTTCTGACACTGGCCGGGGGAAACCTCTGCATCAGGCCCTAGCCGCTATGAGTCCCCCCGCGAGATGCCCCAAGCCTGAGCCtcactagaaaaaataaaatcgtggaaaaaaatacaaaaataaaaaataaacataaaaaaaaaaaagtcctggcGTTTCCAAGCGCCCAGCGAGTCCCTTCGGGCCCAGGGGCCGCTCCGGGACGGACAGAGGGGGGGACGGGATGTACCTGGAAAAGTGTCTTGAAACTGGTGCTGAACTGAGCTCCTTGGGGTTGTGTTTAAGGGACCCAGAAGAGCAGAGGCCTCGTTAATGGGGTCTAGAGACGCGAAGAACTGGCTGGCGGAAGGCTGCAAGCTGGGGAGGTGAACCCCGCTTTGGCGGCTGGCAGTTAATAAGGAGGTGAGATCTGCGAGCACAGAACAAGCACAGCTCCGTTACACCGCGGTCGAGCCCCAGAGCCCGGCACGCTGCGGGACCCCGGCGGGGCTCGCCCTGCCTCGGCTcggggggcgcggcggggccccggCGCTCGGACATCCTCCCCTCGATGGCTGCTCTCTCAGGATGTTTACGCGCTGCGAGGGGAGATTGATGGCAGCGAAAGGCTTTAAAACCGGCCCTGCCGGCCCACGAAAAGCCCTGGCCGGGCCGGGGAGGCCGGCAGCGGCCGGTTCAGCTATTTTTACGCTATCGCTATTTTGCGGAGCGGCGCAGCGCGAGGCCGGGGgctattttgggggggggggggggggggggccactAAAAACTCGTCCTCACACCGCTGACGCTTCTCTCGGCCGGTTCACAAAGGGGGGAGAGCCGCGGGGCCGCGCTGCCGCTTAAAGCCTCCCCAAACCCGCGCCGAGACGATTTCTCTACCTCTCAGCGTGTTGCCTTCCTTCACTTTGGGGTCGAACTCCGCCGACAAGATGCGGTCGATGCCGAATTTCAGGTCCTTGCTGGCGGGCGCCGGCGCCGAGCCGTGCGTGTGGCCGCCCGGCACCCtgccgggggccggggccccgccgccccccccccgccgccgccgccgccgccggggagCGGTGCTGCGGGGGCCGGTGGTGGTGATGCGGGGCGTGGAAGGCGGCCGAGAGCGGCGAGAGGCGCTGCGGGAAGGCGGCGGCGGATGGGGCGTCGGGGGCCACGACGGGCGTGGGTCGCAGCGGCGAGGCGGCGGCGTGGAAGGGGCCGCCGTGATGGACGGCGCCCAGCGCCGCcggcagcccggccccggggccgccgggcAGGCTTTCGGCAGGGCCGCCCGCCGCCTCGCCGCCGGCGTGGAGGATGTCGGCGATGCAGAAGGATGGCTTCTTGGCCGCGGCGGCGTCCAGGGGAAAGCAGCCGCCGGCGCCGGGCCCCGACGCCGAGCAGTACGCCGCTGACCAGAGGCTGAAGTTGGAGGCGTAGAAGGGGGCCAGGCCGGCCGTGTACATCCTGGCGGCCGCCGAGCACGGGCTCTCCTCCCCGCCGGGGGAcgcgcggccccgccgctcaGCTGCCGGGAGCGCGGCGCGGAGCTGCCCGCCGCCCCGGGAGCATGGGGAGGGATggcggggcgggaggcggcggcggctgccggAGCACTTGCCGGaggggcaggggaaaaaaatcgaaaaaaaaaaaaagtcagaaaaaagcggaaaaaaaaaaaaaaggaagaagtccCCAAAACCCACGGCGAGAGGGAGAGCGAGCGGGCGAGAGCGGGAGAGGAGCGGcgcaaacaaaacaaaacaaaccccctTCCCcgcactggggaaaaaatccacCCCTCCCCAAACTTTCTCTGGCAGCCGCTCCCGGCCGCGCCGCAGCCCTcgctcccgccgccccccggcacAACGCGCCCAATCCGCGCTCCGCGGGGCCGGGACGCACCGCCCGCTGACacgccccgggccgggccgggccgagccgtgctgggccgtgccgagccgggcCGACTCCCGCAAGTGCCCCGCTCCGTgtgcccccggcccggcccggcccgcaaGGTGTGCGCCCGTGGGGGAGCGCCCCGAGGGGGAGCCCCCCGCTGCTCCGCGCCGTAGTTCCCAGCGCGGAAAAACGGAGCCGCAGCCGGAGCCTGGAAACGCTTCCCGGTGCAACACGTTTCCTCCCGGCGTAAATGAGCCTCGGCCGGGCGGTAGCGAAATGGGTGTGCAGTAATCATGCTCGCAACGGACGGATTTTGGGGAGCTCCGGGCTGCTCGGGGCCCAGGGCGCGTTGAGTCCTGCGTTAGCAGTGGCTAACTAATTGTGGTGTGTCGGCAATCACATTTTAGAGATTTTTCACTCTGCTCTCCACCCGATCTGTTCGCACACCCCTTCCACCGTAAAGACCAGTTCGTAATTTTGTGCGACTTTGACAACCGAATCAgccccattttttatttttta includes the following:
- the HLX gene encoding LOW QUALITY PROTEIN: H2.0-like homeobox protein (The sequence of the model RefSeq protein was modified relative to this genomic sequence to represent the inferred CDS: inserted 2 bases in 1 codon) is translated as MYTAGLAPFYASNFSLWSAAYCSASGPGAGGCFPLDAAAAKKPSFCIADILHAGGEAAGGPAESLPGGPGAGLPAALGAVHHGGPFHAAASPLRPTPVVAPDAPSAAAFPQRLSPLSAAFHAPHHHHRPPQHRSPAAAAAAXGGGGGAPAPGRVPGGHTHGSAPAPASKDLKFGIDRILSAEFDPKVKEGNTLRDLTSLLTASRQSGVHLPSLQPSASQFFASLDPINEASALLGPLNTTPRSSVQHQFQDTFPGPYAVLTKDTLPQTYKRKRSWSRAVFSNLQRKGLEKRFEIQKYVTKPDRKQLAAMLGLTDAQVKVWFQNRRMKWRHSKEAQAQKDKEPPPEPEPAAPRSAPPPAAAGEPERSPSRSDGDSDSSDADSLDMAPSDTERTEGAEQTLPPAGAAKPPGSPGLPSPPPAASPEPRGAL